From the genome of Deinococcus aerolatus:
GCAATGTAGAACCCCAGCGCGAACACCGCCAGACAGAAGTAGTAGCGCGTGACGCTGTCGCTGAAGTCCAGTCCGAACAGGCTGGGGCGCTCGAAGCCCTGGAGGCCGTTCTCGCCGCCTGTCACGTCGGTCCACTGCAACGCCACGAAGTAGACCATCTGCGCGAAGGCCAGCGTGATCATGCTGAAGTAGATGCCCGCGCTGCGGACGCTGAGGTACGCGATGGGCACAGCCAGCACCAGCGCACTGAGGGTGCCGCCCAGCATGGCCACCGGCACGCTTTGACCGTTGGACAGCAGATAGGCGGTGACATAGGCGCTGCTGCCCCAGAAAGCGGCGTGGCCGAAAGACAGCAGGCCGGAGAAGCCGAACAGCAGGTCGAACGCCACGGCGAACAGCCCCCAGGCCAGGATGTCCAGCGCCAGCACCGGATAGATCAGCCGGGGCAGGATCAGCAGCAGCAGGCCCAGTCCGATCATCCACGCGGCGCGGATGGTGCGCTCGCGGTCGTTGCGGGCGGCGGTACGGGGAAGGGCGGTCACCGCGTTCCCTCCGGCAACCCGAACAACCCGCTGGGGCGCACCAGCAGCACAAAGGCCATCAGGATAAAGACCAGCGTGTTGGCAATCGGCGGGTAGATGGCCGCGCCGACCGCCGCCAGCACGCCTACCGCGAAGCCGGTCACGATGCTGCCCAGGATGCTGCCCAGCCCGCCGATAACGACCACCGCAAAGGTGGTGATGATCAGCTCCGCGCCCATGTACGGCTCCACCGAGTAGATCGGCGCGGCCAGCACGCCGGCCAGCCCGGCCAGCCCCACGCCCACGCCGAAGACGCCCGTGACCCACTTGCTCACGTCGATGCCGAAGGCCCGCGTGACGCCTGGATTCTCGGTGCTGGCGCGGATAATCGCGCCCACCCGCGTCTTCTCGATCACGAACCACGTCACCAGACAGATCACCAGCGTCAGCGCGATCACGAACAGGCGGTACTTGGGAAAGACCACGAAGCCCAGATTGACCACGCCGGTCAGGATGTCCGGCGTGGTGTACGGCGCACTGGACACCGCGAACTGCGACAGCATCACCTGTTTCACCAGATCCTGGGTCAGCAGCGTCAGACCGAAGGTCAGGAGAAGGTTGTAACTGGGTTCCAGGCCATACAGCCGCGAGAGCAGCGTGCGCTCCAGCACCATGCCCAGCGCCCCCACGATCAGCGGGGCCAGGATCAGTGCGGGCCAGAAGCCCAGCCCGAAGGCCTGGCCCAGCGCAAAGGCGGCAAAGGCACCCAGCATGTACAGCGCCCCGTGCATGAAGTTGACGATCCGCAGCATCCCGAAGATCACCGCCAGGCCCAGACTCAGCAGAGCGTAGAACGCCCCGTTGACCAGCCCGTTGAACACTTGAATCAGCAGCAGTTGTGTATTCATCTGTTGTCCATGACGTTAAAAGGGGTGGGGGCCGGGGACGCCCGGTTTAAGCGTCCCGGCCCCCAAATCCCCCTATCCGTTCCTCAGAACTTGCACTTGCTTTCGGCCAGCGGCGTGAAGGCCCTGGCGGACGGAATGGTGGCCACCTTGGTAAAGATGTCGCCGGCTTCCTTGGCCTGCGCCTTGGGCTTGACCTGCACGGTGTACACGTCCAGCGTCACGCGGTGGTCCTGCGGGCGGATGTACGCGCTGCGGGCAAAGAAGTCGCTGAAGCGGTGGCCTTCCAGGGCCTTGACCACGGCGTCGCCATTGTCGCTCTTGGCACGCGCCACAGCCTGCAAGTAGGTGGTGGTGGCGCTGTAGACCCCGGCCTGCGCCCAGGTGGGCTTCTTGCCGAAGGACTTTTCAAACTTGGCCGCCCAGTCACGGCTGCGCTGATCGAGGTTCCAGTACCACGGCACAGTGGCCAGCGCGCCTGCGAAGGCGTCCTGTCCCAGCGCAGCCACATCGGTCTCGAACAGCAGCCCGATCCCCAGGCCAATGCCCTGCTTCTTCAGGCCGAACTCGTTGTACTGCTTGACCACGTTGACCAGATCGTTGCCGGCCTGCATGGTTCCGAAGATCTTGGGTTTAAGGCTCTGGGCCTTCAGCAGGTACGAGGAGAAGTCGGTGTTGGGGAACGGGGTGGCGTCGCTGGCGGTCACCATCTTGCCGCCGTTCTCCTTGATGGCGGCCGTCATCTGACGATCCAGATCCTGCCCAAAGGCGTAGTTGGGGTAGATCACGTACCAGCTGTCGCCGCCGCGCTTGGTCACGGCACTGCCCGTGCCGTTGGCGAGCATGTAGTTGTCGTAGGCGTAGTGGAAGGTGTACTTGCTGCACTTCTCGTTGGTCAGCGCGGTGGTGCCGCCAGTAACCACCATCACCGGAATCTTCTTGTTCTTGGCGATCTCGGAAGCCGCCAATGCAGCGGAACTCGTGGGCAGATCCATCAGGACGTCGACATTCTGGCGGTCAATCATCTCGGCCGCCTTGTTGCTGGCAACGTCGGCCTTGTTCTGGTGGTCCACGCCGACCACCTGCACCTTGCCCTTGTATGCGGCATTGGCAGCCATAAAGTCATCCGCGGCCATCTGCGCGGCCCGGACGCTGCCGGGGCCGGACAGCTCCGAGTACACGCCCGAAAGGTCGGTGAGCACGCCCACCTTGATGACGTTATCGCTGAGCTTGGCGCCCTGCGCCAGGGCGGCGGTCACGGAGAACAGGGCG
Proteins encoded in this window:
- a CDS encoding branched-chain amino acid ABC transporter permease encodes the protein MNTQLLLIQVFNGLVNGAFYALLSLGLAVIFGMLRIVNFMHGALYMLGAFAAFALGQAFGLGFWPALILAPLIVGALGMVLERTLLSRLYGLEPSYNLLLTFGLTLLTQDLVKQVMLSQFAVSSAPYTTPDILTGVVNLGFVVFPKYRLFVIALTLVICLVTWFVIEKTRVGAIIRASTENPGVTRAFGIDVSKWVTGVFGVGVGLAGLAGVLAAPIYSVEPYMGAELIITTFAVVVIGGLGSILGSIVTGFAVGVLAAVGAAIYPPIANTLVFILMAFVLLVRPSGLFGLPEGTR
- a CDS encoding branched-chain amino acid ABC transporter permease, whose amino-acid sequence is MTALPRTAARNDRERTIRAAWMIGLGLLLLILPRLIYPVLALDILAWGLFAVAFDLLFGFSGLLSFGHAAFWGSSAYVTAYLLSNGQSVPVAMLGGTLSALVLAVPIAYLSVRSAGIYFSMITLAFAQMVYFVALQWTDVTGGENGLQGFERPSLFGLDFSDSVTRYYFCLAVFALGFYIAYRTVRSPFGQAQQAVRDNEQRAQSIGYNPVRFKFTAFLISAGLAGLAGSMYTFGHGVVSLDVTKWTTSGEVVMMTLLGGTTTLFGPAVGAGLVLLLRDQLTTSSLPVGIVTGIVFVAVVLFFRAGVVGTIQGWLRRR
- a CDS encoding ABC transporter substrate-binding protein; the encoded protein is MKKTRLTAILATAALFSVTAALAQGAKLSDNVIKVGVLTDLSGVYSELSGPGSVRAAQMAADDFMAANAAYKGKVQVVGVDHQNKADVASNKAAEMIDRQNVDVLMDLPTSSAALAASEIAKNKKIPVMVVTGGTTALTNEKCSKYTFHYAYDNYMLANGTGSAVTKRGGDSWYVIYPNYAFGQDLDRQMTAAIKENGGKMVTASDATPFPNTDFSSYLLKAQSLKPKIFGTMQAGNDLVNVVKQYNEFGLKKQGIGLGIGLLFETDVAALGQDAFAGALATVPWYWNLDQRSRDWAAKFEKSFGKKPTWAQAGVYSATTTYLQAVARAKSDNGDAVVKALEGHRFSDFFARSAYIRPQDHRVTLDVYTVQVKPKAQAKEAGDIFTKVATIPSARAFTPLAESKCKF